The Pseudosulfitobacter pseudonitzschiae genome includes a region encoding these proteins:
- a CDS encoding glycosyl transferase, with amino-acid sequence MTDFHQNGNVATLHNLRTRSSEEMTYELETFAQSRKIALILPCLYSELETEAMPRILEELSKVTYLHRIIIGLDRADEAQFRHAQQFFKGLNQNHIVIWNDSPRMKDLGARLEALGLAPMEQGKGKNVWSSLGYLIACEDSSVMAIHDCDIVTYTNELLARLVYPVANPTFPYQVAKGFYSRVGQEKLNGRVTRLLVSPLLIALKRVIGDRDYIDYLRSFRYPLSGEFAMRTSILPDLRIPSDWGLEIGVLSEAWRNLAPKAVCQVEIADNYDHKHQDLSPEDANTGLSRMSTDICKAIFRKLAADGTVFTPNVFRTLKATYYRCALDLLEAYYTDAKMNGLTIDRHKEEQAIELFAENIMRAGHTFLENPHETPFIPTWNRVHSADSKFLADLRSAAVADEQEFSSLV; translated from the coding sequence ATGACTGATTTTCACCAAAACGGGAACGTGGCGACGCTGCATAATCTGCGGACGCGTTCTTCGGAGGAGATGACCTACGAGCTTGAGACCTTCGCGCAATCCCGGAAAATTGCACTGATCCTGCCGTGTCTGTATTCCGAACTGGAAACCGAAGCGATGCCACGGATTCTCGAAGAGTTGTCCAAGGTCACCTATCTGCACCGCATCATCATCGGTCTGGACCGCGCTGATGAGGCACAGTTCCGCCACGCCCAGCAGTTTTTCAAAGGGCTGAACCAGAACCACATCGTGATCTGGAACGACAGCCCGAGAATGAAAGACCTTGGCGCGCGGCTTGAAGCGTTGGGCCTTGCGCCGATGGAACAGGGCAAGGGCAAGAACGTCTGGTCGTCACTGGGTTATCTGATCGCGTGCGAAGACAGTTCGGTTATGGCGATCCACGATTGCGATATCGTTACCTACACCAACGAATTGCTGGCGCGGCTGGTTTATCCGGTTGCCAATCCGACCTTTCCGTATCAGGTGGCAAAAGGGTTCTATTCGCGCGTGGGTCAGGAAAAGCTGAACGGGCGCGTGACACGGCTGTTGGTCAGCCCGCTTCTGATTGCGCTGAAACGGGTGATCGGAGACCGCGATTACATCGACTACCTGCGCAGCTTCCGCTATCCGCTATCGGGCGAATTTGCCATGCGTACCAGTATTCTGCCCGATCTGCGTATTCCCTCAGACTGGGGGCTAGAGATCGGCGTGCTGTCCGAGGCATGGCGCAATCTGGCACCCAAAGCCGTCTGTCAGGTCGAGATTGCCGACAACTACGACCACAAGCATCAAGACCTCAGCCCCGAGGACGCCAACACCGGACTAAGTCGGATGTCCACGGACATCTGCAAGGCGATCTTTCGCAAGCTGGCCGCAGATGGCACCGTGTTTACACCCAACGTGTTCCGCACGCTCAAGGCCACCTATTACCGCTGCGCGCTGGACCTGCTTGAGGCCTATTACACCGATGCAAAGATGAACGGGCTGACCATCGACCGGCACAAGGAAGAGCAGGCTATCGAGTTGTTCGCGGAAAATATCATGCGCGCGGGTCACACCTTTTTGGAGAACCCGCACGAAACGCCGTTTATCCCGACATGGAACCGGGTTCACTCTGCCGACTCAAAGTTTCTGGCCGACCTGCGGTCTGCTGCTGTTGCTGACGAGCAAGAGTTTTCGTCCTTGGTTTAA
- a CDS encoding efflux transporter outer membrane subunit, translated as MINLPKPFAALSLTALLLTTACAAVGPNPAALQTPAVPAAFAEGQIDPVGRVGASAFWRSYNDATLTRLIEAGLATNLDILAANERIRAAQADLAATQPLATQLGGEAALASRTRSGGSGQPAVNRTSASLSAGFVFDLFGGAQRAREGAAAAEASAEAQAEVTRLAWLADVISAYSDARYYQQALALTRDTISAREATLSINNTMFGAGNATEQDIAQTKALLQTARADLPNFEALFNAQVYRLSTLLNLHAAPLMAQMQRGAPALPVPNGPGAGVPAELLQNRPDLRAARFDVMQALAAVGVATADMLPSLSLTGTISDTGGTDNWGFGPRLSLPVANQGLLQATRARRLSEARQADLAWRSQIVAAVEDVQVGQSNLRRYRRRAAALDQAAASYQRAYTLARANFQAGAAPLVDLLDADRQRAAARLQAASARNDAAKAWTALQIATGAGAAVTGIVD; from the coding sequence GTGATCAACTTACCCAAGCCCTTCGCAGCCCTGTCGCTGACGGCGCTTTTACTGACCACAGCCTGTGCCGCAGTGGGACCAAACCCCGCAGCGCTACAGACGCCAGCCGTGCCTGCTGCGTTTGCTGAAGGGCAAATCGACCCTGTGGGTCGTGTGGGTGCGTCGGCCTTTTGGCGCAGCTATAACGATGCAACCCTGACCCGCCTGATCGAAGCGGGACTTGCCACAAACCTTGATATTCTTGCGGCGAACGAGCGTATCCGCGCAGCGCAAGCCGATCTGGCGGCAACACAGCCGCTGGCTACACAGCTTGGCGGCGAGGCGGCATTGGCCAGCCGCACACGCAGCGGTGGCAGCGGGCAGCCAGCCGTAAACCGCACAAGTGCCAGCCTGTCAGCGGGTTTTGTGTTCGATCTGTTCGGCGGGGCACAGCGGGCAAGAGAAGGGGCCGCCGCGGCCGAAGCGTCGGCAGAGGCACAGGCCGAGGTGACACGGCTGGCATGGCTGGCCGACGTGATCAGCGCCTATTCCGATGCGCGGTATTACCAGCAGGCCCTGGCACTTACCCGCGACACGATTTCCGCCCGCGAGGCCACGTTGTCGATCAACAACACCATGTTTGGTGCGGGGAATGCAACCGAACAGGATATCGCACAGACCAAAGCGCTGTTGCAGACTGCGCGCGCCGATCTGCCGAACTTCGAGGCGCTTTTCAACGCGCAAGTCTATCGCCTGTCGACGCTTTTGAACCTGCACGCGGCCCCTTTGATGGCCCAGATGCAGCGCGGTGCGCCTGCTTTGCCTGTGCCAAACGGGCCGGGCGCCGGTGTTCCGGCAGAGTTGCTACAAAACCGGCCAGACCTGCGGGCGGCCCGTTTCGACGTGATGCAAGCGCTGGCCGCCGTCGGAGTTGCGACCGCCGATATGTTGCCATCTCTGTCGCTTACGGGGACCATCAGTGATACGGGCGGGACAGACAACTGGGGCTTTGGCCCGCGTCTTTCGTTACCAGTGGCCAATCAGGGTCTTTTGCAGGCCACACGCGCACGTCGTTTGTCTGAAGCGCGGCAAGCCGATCTGGCGTGGCGGTCGCAGATCGTGGCGGCGGTCGAGGATGTTCAGGTGGGCCAGTCAAACCTGCGCCGTTATCGCCGGCGCGCGGCCGCATTGGATCAGGCTGCGGCATCTTATCAACGGGCATACACGTTGGCGCGGGCCAACTTTCAGGCCGGTGCTGCGCCCTTGGTCGATCTTCTGGATGCAGACCGGCAACGGGCTGCAGCACGGTTGCAGGCCGCTTCGGCGCGCAATGATGCGGCCAAGGCATGGACGGCATTGCAGATCGCTACGGGTGCCGGTGCTGCTGTGACGGGTATCGTCGATTAG